In Triticum aestivum cultivar Chinese Spring chromosome 5B, IWGSC CS RefSeq v2.1, whole genome shotgun sequence, the following proteins share a genomic window:
- the LOC123117484 gene encoding zinc finger protein ZAT5-like, with product MGAGMKRSRDEEVLSLKLAPTTDSSTSSTTSADSAGSPAKKARRRMRGAVVATSGQGEFVCKTCGRAFASFQALGGHRTSHLRGRHELELGVGVTRAIRERRRRENKLHECSICGMGFETGQALGGHMRRHREEMALRGRGDDEQWVCRGVELQPGQVVTGHQTTSNQPPVLLKLFV from the coding sequence ATGGGAGCTGGGATGAAGCGCTCGAGGGACGAGGAGGTATTGTCACTGAAGCTGGCACCGACCACGGACTCATCAACGTCGTCCACGACGTCAGCGGACTCAGCCGGGTCTCCGGCGAAGAAAGCACGGCGACGCATGAGGGGCGCCGTGGTGGCGACATCGGGTCAAGGGGAGTTCGTGTGCAAGACGTGTGGCCGTGCCTTCGCGTCGTTCCAGGCGCTCGGCGGCCACCGGACAAGCCACCTTCGAGGCCGGCACGAGCTGGAGCTCGGCGTCGGCGTCACCAGGGCTATCAGAGAACGGAGAAGACGGGAGAACAAGCTGCACGAGTGCAGCATCTGCGGCATGGGGTTTGAGACCGGCCAGGCGCTCGGGGGACACATGAGGCGTCACCGCGAGGAGATGGCACTTCGCGGCCGCGGCGACGACGAGCAGTGGGTGTGTCGCGGTGTCGAGCTACAGCCGGGTCAGGTGGTGACGGGGCACCAGACCACTTCCAACCAGCCGCCCGTCTTGCTTAAGTTGTTCGTCTAG